In the genome of Candidatus Pristimantibacillus lignocellulolyticus, the window ATAATAACAGATTGATTATTGGCTACGGTCATTTACAAAAAAACGAAATTGAACAAGGCATCAATAGACTATTTCAAGCAATCTATAATTAAGGAAATATCTATGTTAGCTTCAATTGGAAAACCATCCTATCGCCATATCTTATCTACTTTCACATTCAGTGGATGTATTAGATTATTCTCCCATGCCGCTTTAAATTATTTTCATTTCAAAATAAAAAACCTAGGCTGGAATATCAACTTAAGCTACAACCTTACTTACTTGTGATAAGGTTCTCCGCTCCCTTTGCTCTGGTAAAGCAGATTGTGTTAGTCCATCGTCTTCTGTAAACCAGAAGACGATGTTCTTAATGCTCTTGCGGTCGCTCTCCATAGTTTATTCATGGGAAAGCGCTGAATGGAGTTTACCAAGATCATGAGCATGACTACCGCTGCGTAAGCTGGAAGATTTTATTAAGCGTGTATTCCAACCAGCATTCTATGTTGATCCGACACAGGAACATTTATACCGCAACGTGGGGCAGTATTATGCATCGTTAAAGCCAACGAAGCACTTCTGCAATGTGGATACGATGAAAGAAATGAAAGAACAGCTAAAAGACCAAGCGAGAAAAGCAATGACGATTAAGGGAAAGTTATCCGTCTCCATTTGATAATTTGGAGCTTGCTTTCGTTGAGTTATGACGAAAAGAATAAAACGCCCAAAGTCCACTAAGGATTTTGGGCGTTTTATTCTTCTGCCTATTTCGCTTGAACTGCCTGACTGTTCACGGTCTGCCTGTCTATACGCTGTTCTAAAATACTTTGTAATTGTTCTCGACAATGCTTTCATAATATCTCTTTCTTACAAATACTTATTGGCTTTACTTATTGAGATGCTTGGTTAAGAGCATTTATAAATACCTCTGTTGGTTGTGCCCCGGATATCGCGAATTTTCTATCAATGACAAAGAAAGGTGCTCCCGTTATCCCTAATCGCTTTGCTGTGGCTTCATCTGAACGCACTTCGTTAGCATATTTGGATGAATCATGGAGAACTGCCATTGACTCGTCCCTATTCATTCCAACTGATTCTGCAATATCTGCTAATGTATCATGATCGCTAATTAGCTTGGCGTCCGTGTAATAAGAATAGAACAGCTTCTCTGCTAATTCCTTATCTTTACCAACAGATTTGGCATATTGGGTTAAACGATGAGCATCAAACGTATTGGTGGGCTTCACCTGGTCGATATTATACACGAGACCAATCAATGCCGCTTGTTGTTCAAGTTTAGCATGTGCCTTTTTCGCTTGCTCGATACTCATACCATGTTTCTCAGAGAGCAATTGATGCATATTTTTACCTGAGTAGAATGATTCTTGCGGATTAAGTTCAAAGCTTTTATATTCAATAACCACTTCATTGTGATGAGCGAATTGCTCCAGTGCAGACTCTAAACGTCGTTTACCAATATAACAAAATGGACAAACATAATCCGACCATATCTCGATTTTCATTCTGCATACTCCTTCACTAAAAATTGTAAAAAACCTGGGAAGTGAGCTTATTCGTTGTAAATAATAGGCATTTTTAAAATCAATTGGTTGTCACGAGCGGCAGAGTACATGAATTTAGCAACATTTTCTCTAGAAACAGATAATTTAGCCGATTTATCTCCGAATGAATAGTCATAAGATTGCCCTTTGTGTTTAACATTTGGGTTAATAATTCGAACGACTGTCCAATCAAGGTTCGATTGTTTAATAATTCCTTCCATTTTCTTCATTTCTGCATGACCGTTTGGAAGGAACACTTTGGCTAATATACCTGGAAGTATCGTTGAAATGTTTTTCTTATCGTCATCCGATTGCAACGCTGGCGTCGCAAGTGTAATTAACCTCTTTTTGTCAAGCTTTCTCATCGCTCTAACAATCAGTTCGTGTCCATCGGCAATCGGCGTGCCTTTAAGCTTTCGTGACATGTCAGATGCTGGTCCCAGTGTGCTGATTACGACATCCGCTTCAGCGACTGCCCTCTCGATGGTTGAAGTATTTGAAAGTTCCCCTTGTACAAGGGTCAAATTGGGATGTTTGAGGCTATATTTTTTTGGGTTTCTAATATATGCCGTTACGAAATCTCCGTTTTCTAAAGCTAATTGTGTTACAAGTTGTCCAATTGCACCACTTGCACCAAAAATAGTGATATTCACATTTTTACCTCGATTAATTATATTTTGTCTTCTGTTATAAACTCTTCAACGCGATCTCTCTTGGAATACATGTCGTACCAAATATCAGCGATTTTATCCTGAACTCCTGAATTAGGTTGCATCCAAATTCCAATCGATAGATGACCTGCATAAATCCCTTTATCCGCTAATTCGCTGTTCAAATTAAAGATATAATTACGAAGTCCTGAAATTGCAATTCCGACATTACCCATCCTTGGAACTGGGTGGACTGATGCACCTCCAGTTGTAAATAACAGGGCACCGCTTTGCTTATCCAACATTTCCGGCAGCACTTGCCCGACACTCGATAGAGCACCTAAAACATTGAATTGAAATTGGTATAAGGCATTTTCTTCGGTTACATCTAATGCTGGTGCTACTGTATTGATGCTCGGCGTTGGACTGTATTCAAGAACATCAATAAATCCGTATTTCTCTTTAATAGCGGTAAATGCCATCTCAATTTGTTCTTTATTTAATATGTCTGCTTGAAATGAAGCAGCTTCGATTCCCAATTGTTCTAATCCACTAACCAGCTGGTTCAGCTTTTCTTCATTTCGGGCAATAAGAGCTACGCGAAAGCCATTTTGTCCGAATTTCTTTGCAATGGACATTCCTAATCCTTCTCCTGCTCCAACGATCGCTATAGTTTTCATTTAAAATCTCTCCTTTAGTTACAGTTAATTATCAATAAGATAAATAATGATCAATGTGTTGTATATTTATCTTGTGTTTATTATGATTAATAAAAGGTCAGCATTCAATATTTAATATTTCTGATTTTGAGAGATAAAATGCAGTTTCAGCTCAAATGTCGTATATCTAACAAAAAAAATTAAGGGAATGAGTCATAATGAAGAAAAAAACCGATTTGCGTATCATTCGCTCCAAACATTCGATAAAAAAAGCGTTTATAGAGCTTCTTACTGAAAAGGGATACGAAGGGATTACGATCCAAGATATTGCCGATAAGGCGATGATTAACCGGAATACATTTTACCTTCATTATCAGAACAAGCCCGATTTGTTAAATGCGTCTATGGATGAATTATTAGAAGAACTAAATAGTACACTCAATCTTTGTTCGAGCAGTAAATCTCCAGTTAGTGGCTCTAAGCTTGAGCAATTAATGCAAACCATACTGGAAAAAATTCAGGACAATATTCCCTTTTACAAAGCATTGTTACTTGATGAGAATAGAATTTATGGTTTTCAATCAAAAATGGAGGAAATAATAAAAAATACAGTGGAAGATGGCTTGGATAATGCTCCCCTGAAGATTTCAAAGGAATTATTACTCCAATATATCGCATCTACTTTTATGGGTATTGTAATATGGTGGGTTAAAAATGATTTTTCTTATACTCCCAAGGAACTCGCTTCTCAATTCGGAAAAATTCTAACTCATGGACACTTAAAAGCCGCAGGTATTTCAATTGATGATTAAAGTGATAAATGATTACGAACAGTAGCTGGGAAGATAGAAAGAAAATGAGCTTTCTCGAATGACTCGAATAATGGCTCCTTTTCTGTTACTACACTTTAAAAAAATAATATTGCACTCTTGAAGACTAACCGAAACCTCCGCTCTTCGCTTTACCACTATTGGTGATACGGTTCTCCGTGGTGTATCTAAAACTATCATTTCCGCTCGTATTATAGCTCAATGAAATGTCAAATCTCTATAAACATCAAAAAATCCCATCAACACGTTGATAGGATTGAACTTTACTTATGAAATTGTATGGTGCGGTAAAGAGGACTCGAACCTCCACGGGTATACACCCACTACCCCCTCAAGATAGCGCGTCTGCCGTTCCGCCACTACCGCACATTGAAGAAAGCTTTCGTACTAAAATATAATACAGGATATTTGATAAGTTGTAAAGGGATTTGATAAATAAATCAAAAAGATCGGTTACAGTATTAACTTGACTCTAATCACAAATGATGGTGTTACTTTCATCCCAATAGACATGGCCCCATACAACAAAAAATCCAAGTATACGAGTATACTTGGATTTACTATGTGATGGCTTTCGCCATTATGTACAACATAACTCCATTCATCCAGCTGACTTGACATAAGAAGAAAACTGGTGAGCCATGAAGGACTCGAACCTTCGACACCCTGATTAAAAGTCAGGTGCTCTACCAACTGAGCTAATGGCTCGCATGATAATCATTACTCATGTGAGTTGCTCTCATAAGAATGGTTGTGGTGACCCGTAGGGGACTCGAACCCCTGTTACCTCCGTGAAAGGGAGGTGTCTTAACCACTTGACCAACGGGCCATCTTATACTGTCTTGAAAAGCGACAAGATGTATCTTATCACGTTTCATTTCACAATGCAACACTTTTTTTCGCGATTTTTCCGAGTATTTTTTCATTAAAAAAGACCGCTTGACGGTCCTCTAAAAGAAAGCCTACAAGAAAAAATATGGCGGAGAAGGTGGGATTCGAACCCACGCACCACTTACGCAGTCTAACCCCTTAGCAGAGGGTCCCCTTGAGCCACTTGGGTACTTCTCCATAAATGGCTCCCCGAACAGGACTCGAACCTGTGACAACTCGATTAACAGTCGAGTGCTCTACCAACTGAGCTATCAGGGAACAACAATAGTTAAAGCGAACAATTAATAATTTACCATGTAGGTTATATCTTGTCAAGCACCTTTATTAATAATTTTCCACCGCATTTTCCACAACGATATTTGTTCACATCCATCCGTCTTTTACGATAATATTTCTGCTCACACTCTGTGCATAGTAACATATATTTATAAGCTGCTCCCGTTCGCACACTCCGTTCAGGCAATGTATTACAAAATCGTGATCCCCCAACTTGTGCAAGCAGTTGCTTGAAGTCCGCATCACGATGTTTATATCCCCGCTTCAAAATATGAAGATGATAGTGACATAGTTCATGCTTAATTATCTTCTCAGTTTCTTCTTGCCCAAATGCCTCTAATTGATGAGGACTAATCTCTATATGATGACTATTCGTGAAGTAGCGTCCTCCTGTCGCCTTCAAGCGACCATTGAACGAGGCAACATGCAGGAAAGGTCTTCCAAAATATTGTAGCGACACTTGCTCCACCCATTGTTGCAATTGCTTATCATCCATTATTTTTCACCTCTTAATACTTTTTGTTCACTTCTTGATGCACTACTTTGCAAACAAAAAGTAGCTTCGAAAGCATAATTAATACTTTTTGTTCACTTCTTGATGCACCGCTTTGCAAACAAAAATTCACTTCAAAAGCATCTTATAACTACTTGAATTGTAAGCTAACAATAGGCTACACTGTCAAGTAGGACATGCTTTTATTTGAGGGGAGAGTTCCAATTTATTATGGCTACTATGCGCTACGTATTAATGCAACAAGAATCTAAGCTAACATTCATAGAAATGCCCGCAACTCACGCTTATCAGTTAAGCGCATTGAATTTGCGCCTTCGTAAAGAAATCGACAAGTTAACTGCAGAAGAAGTTCCAAACTTACCATATGCAGTGGCTGAATGTGATGCAGTAGAATTACATACTGATATCGTTCATATTCAATCAGGTCTTGATTATATTAATGATCTAGAAGCAGATTTTGCAGGTGTCAAAGAAAAATCTTACCCACTAATTTCTTTACTAACTGAGATTCGTGCACTTCAGGCTCAACTTGAACAATGGTATGAAGAGTTAGAAGAACAGGAATAGCATCAACTATTACAAGTCAAATTTGTTAGGCAGACAGACACCTATAATCTCCAAAAGCCATATGGTAATGAATCATCATCGCCTAGGCTGGAGGGAGGAACTGATCATGCCTCATTGGCTTCGTAATCAATTGATGAAAGCCTTCTTGACTCGTGATAGTCGGCAAATTCGTCTACTTAATGATTGTTGGTATTTCTATCGCACCCATAACTTTCATGTAAACTCGGAAGTTGATTCTAACTAGATCACTAATTTTAAAAACAAACAAAATTAAAGCCCAAAGCTGTAAAAGCTTTGGGCTTACTTCATGATCACAAGCGATCAATTTGAACTACCTTTTTTAGCGAGGTTTTTTCATTGTTAATCCTACACGATTCCTCTTCATATCTACTTCCAGCACCCATACCGTAACGGTATCTCCTACTGAAACCACATCCATCGGATGTTTTACAAAGCGATCACTAAGTTGAGAGATATGGACAAGCCCATCATTTTTCAAGCCAATATCGACAAATGCTCCAAAGTCTATAACGTTACGTACAGTACCATGTAATTCCATATCTTTCGTCAAATCTTCAATGTTCAACACATCTGTATGGAAGATTGGAGCTGGCAATTCCTCACGCGGATCACGACCTGGTCGCAATAAACTATCAACTATATCGTTCAAAGTCGGAACACCAACTTCTAACTTAGCAGCTGTCTCTTCTACATTCAGCGCTTTAAGTTCAGATACCAATTGTTCACTACCTACATCTCGCTCCTTCATTCCCAGTTCTTTCAATAGTGCCTTCACTACATGATAAGATTCTGGGTGAATCGGAGTATTATCTAGCAGTTGCTCACCTTCAGCTATGCGTAAGAAACCGACACATTGCTCGAATGATTTTGCACCCAAGCGTGGAACTTTTTGCAATTGAGCACGCTTAACAAAGCGTCCATTTTCATCACGATACTTCACAATATTTTTAGCAATAGTGCCATTAATACCTGCAACATAGGAAAGAAGTGAAGCAGATGCAGTATTAACATCTACACCAACATGGTTAACTGCTGATTCTACAACGCCAGTTAGCGTTTCATCCAACTTTTTCTGACTAACATCATGTTGATACTGTCCAACACCAATAGCTTTCGGCTCTATCTTTACTAACTCAGCTAATGGATCTTGGAGACGTCTAGCAATTGACACTGCACTGCGTTCCGCAACATCAAGTTCTGGGAACTCTTCAGCTGCTAATTTGGAAGCTGAGTACACACTTGCTCCCGCTTCATTCACGATAATATATTTGAGTTGTGCTGCTTTTGAATGATTTTTAATCAATGTTGCGATAAATTGCTCCGTCTCACGTGAAGCTGTACCATTACCAATGACAATCAGTTCAATATCGTACGTATCAATTAATTTGCTTATTTGCTTTTCAGCTTCAGCCGTTTTATGATGCGGTGCTGTAGGGTAGCACACGCCAACCTCTAACATTTTCCCAATATCATCAATAACAGCAAGCTTACAGCCTGTACGGAAGGCAGGATCGACCCCTAGTACTCGTTTGCCACGAACAGGAGGTTGTAATAACAGATTACGAAGATTTTCCGAGAATATATCGATCGCATGAACCTCTGCTTTTTCAGTCAGCTCCGTTCTTACTTCTCGTTCAATAGATGGAGCTAATAGTCGCTTGTACGCATCTACAATTACCTCTTGAAGCACTTGAATAATTCCTGAACTTGAAGGAGCATCCCGCTTCACAGTCTGTCTATGCATATATTGTTCAATTTTCTCGTTATCTAATTCAAAACTAACTTTCAAGATCTCTTCCCGTTCCCCACGATTAATCGCCAAAATACGATGTGAAGGTAGCTTACTAATAGGTTCTTGATAGTTGTAATACATCTCGTATACGGATTCCGCCTCTGCGTCTTTCGCTATCGTTTTCAATATACCATTGCTAAATGTGAACGTACGCACCCATGTACGAATCTTTGCATCATCTGCTAATTGTTCAGCTATAATGTCTTTGGCACCTGCCAATGCATCATCTGCGCTCTCCACGCCCTTCTCAGCGTCGATATAACGAGCCGCTTCAACTAAAGGCGCTGTATGGCTATTCTGAGCTAACAACCACTCAGCGAGCGGTTCAAGCCCTTTCTCTTTGGCCACACTTGCTCTCGTCTTACGTTTCTGGCGGTAAGGACGATATAAGTCTTCAACTTCTTGCAATTTCACACTCTTATTAATTGCAACTGCAAGTTCTTCAGTCAGTTTCCCTTGTTCTTCAATCAGTCTAAGAACTTCTAGTTTACGAGACTCAAGATTACGCATATATTGCAATTTCTCTTCAATATCACGCAGTTGATTCTCATCCAGCTCACCTGTCATCTCTTTACGATAACGCGCGATAAATGGAATCGTATTTCCTTCGTCAAGCAAACTTACAGCTGACTTCACTTTACTTTGCGGGATATTTAATTGTTTAGCAATCTCGCTGATCATTTGGTGGGTATTGGTCTCCATGTATGTACCTCTTCCTTTTTCTCATTGTAGATGTTCTTCAAACTATTGGATTGTGATTGTGATGTATCTCGAAGTAGATTACTCGGCGGCGAATTTGTCATTCATCGCTTACTCCAGTGCTCATGTACCAATGACGACGTACATTCCGCGCTTCGCTTCTCTAGCTTCATGTCATCTTCTTGACACTGATAATCCAATAATTTGAACTTATATTGAAATTGTTGTTCATCGTTCTCTTTATGCGAACAGAAGCATCCCTATGTTACTGTTAGGAATGCTTCTCATGTTTGTTATTTTACGTATGGATTGTTAGCTTTCTCGTAACCGATCGTAGTTTTGGGACCATGTCCTGAATAAACGATCGTTGCATCGTCAAGCTTGTACAATTTATTTTGAATTGAGTTATATAGATCAACTTCTTTACCACCTGGAAGATCAGTACGACCAACAGATGAGCGGAACAAAACATCTCCTGAGAAAATATGTTCGCCACATAAGAAGCTAACACTACCCGGTGAATGACCTGGTGTATGAAGTACTTTGAATGAATGCCCGATTAATTCCAATACTTGACCTTCGTCTAGTGCAAATTCTGCTGGATCAGTCGATAGCGGCTCTGTTACGTCTTGCCAACGCATCGAACCATTTTTACGAGGATCAGTTAACCAGTCAGCTTCAAGATCATGAATGTATACTGGACAGTTAGCAAGCTTACGAACTTCATCAACACCGCCCATATGATCAAAATGAGCATGAGTTAACAAGATAGCTTCGATATGAACACCTTGAATATTCTCGATTAATCGCTTCGGATTCATACCAGGATCAATAATAATTCCGCTCTTTTCTCCAGTAGCTTCATCTTGCACCGTTAGTAAATAGCAATTCGTTTGAAGTGGACCTAATGAAAAGCTTTTAATTTGAAATGTTGGTGTAGTCATATTAGACGCTCTCCAATACTTCACGTAATTCAGTAACGATATGAGCTTGGTAACCAGTACCTTCGCCATATTGTGCCATAATATCTGCGCGCACTACTGCCATACGATCTGCATAATCAGCAGCTTCACGGTCAGGATTAGTCGCTTTGAATTGTGCCATAACTTCTTGCACATGTTTCGGACGTGGACCCCATTGTCCTAGCACAGCTCCACCAGTATCAGCAATAATAACGATCGGAATAGAGCGACCACCGTATGTTAGAAATTGATCAATCGTATCAAGATGGTCTTCCATAATTAGGACATCAATTGGAATCCCACTATTTTCAAGTACATTGAACACAACTGGAATATTGCGAACAGCATCGCCACACCAATCTGCCATTACGATTAAGCAACGAAGATCGTCTCTGTTATTCAAGGATTCATAAAATGCTTTATCGTCCTCAGAAGGCCATTGGAATTGTTCTTTCCATGAAATAAATTGCTCTTTATTTTTCGTCATCCCTGCAATAAATTGTTCTGGGCTAATACCATTGCCAATCTTACTAGCTACATTTTTGCTCATTATATATACCTC includes:
- a CDS encoding SDR family oxidoreductase; the encoded protein is MKTIAIVGAGEGLGMSIAKKFGQNGFRVALIARNEEKLNQLVSGLEQLGIEAASFQADILNKEQIEMAFTAIKEKYGFIDVLEYSPTPSINTVAPALDVTEENALYQFQFNVLGALSSVGQVLPEMLDKQSGALLFTTGGASVHPVPRMGNVGIAISGLRNYIFNLNSELADKGIYAGHLSIGIWMQPNSGVQDKIADIWYDMYSKRDRVEEFITEDKI
- a CDS encoding MBL fold metallo-hydrolase, producing MTTPTFQIKSFSLGPLQTNCYLLTVQDEATGEKSGIIIDPGMNPKRLIENIQGVHIEAILLTHAHFDHMGGVDEVRKLANCPVYIHDLEADWLTDPRKNGSMRWQDVTEPLSTDPAEFALDEGQVLELIGHSFKVLHTPGHSPGSVSFLCGEHIFSGDVLFRSSVGRTDLPGGKEVDLYNSIQNKLYKLDDATIVYSGHGPKTTIGYEKANNPYVK
- a CDS encoding NAD(P)H-binding protein, encoding MNITIFGASGAIGQLVTQLALENGDFVTAYIRNPKKYSLKHPNLTLVQGELSNTSTIERAVAEADVVISTLGPASDMSRKLKGTPIADGHELIVRAMRKLDKKRLITLATPALQSDDDKKNISTILPGILAKVFLPNGHAEMKKMEGIIKQSNLDWTVVRIINPNVKHKGQSYDYSFGDKSAKLSVSRENVAKFMYSAARDNQLILKMPIIYNE
- a CDS encoding RNA-binding transcriptional accessory protein — translated: METNTHQMISEIAKQLNIPQSKVKSAVSLLDEGNTIPFIARYRKEMTGELDENQLRDIEEKLQYMRNLESRKLEVLRLIEEQGKLTEELAVAINKSVKLQEVEDLYRPYRQKRKTRASVAKEKGLEPLAEWLLAQNSHTAPLVEAARYIDAEKGVESADDALAGAKDIIAEQLADDAKIRTWVRTFTFSNGILKTIAKDAEAESVYEMYYNYQEPISKLPSHRILAINRGEREEILKVSFELDNEKIEQYMHRQTVKRDAPSSSGIIQVLQEVIVDAYKRLLAPSIEREVRTELTEKAEVHAIDIFSENLRNLLLQPPVRGKRVLGVDPAFRTGCKLAVIDDIGKMLEVGVCYPTAPHHKTAEAEKQISKLIDTYDIELIVIGNGTASRETEQFIATLIKNHSKAAQLKYIIVNEAGASVYSASKLAAEEFPELDVAERSAVSIARRLQDPLAELVKIEPKAIGVGQYQHDVSQKKLDETLTGVVESAVNHVGVDVNTASASLLSYVAGINGTIAKNIVKYRDENGRFVKRAQLQKVPRLGAKSFEQCVGFLRIAEGEQLLDNTPIHPESYHVVKALLKELGMKERDVGSEQLVSELKALNVEETAAKLEVGVPTLNDIVDSLLRPGRDPREELPAPIFHTDVLNIEDLTKDMELHGTVRNVIDFGAFVDIGLKNDGLVHISQLSDRFVKHPMDVVSVGDTVTVWVLEVDMKRNRVGLTMKKPR
- a CDS encoding thioredoxin family protein, whose translation is MSKNVASKIGNGISPEQFIAGMTKNKEQFISWKEQFQWPSEDDKAFYESLNNRDDLRCLIVMADWCGDAVRNIPVVFNVLENSGIPIDVLIMEDHLDTIDQFLTYGGRSIPIVIIADTGGAVLGQWGPRPKHVQEVMAQFKATNPDREAADYADRMAVVRADIMAQYGEGTGYQAHIVTELREVLESV
- a CDS encoding hydrolase/acyltransferase; the encoded protein is MATMRYVLMQQESKLTFIEMPATHAYQLSALNLRLRKEIDKLTAEEVPNLPYAVAECDAVELHTDIVHIQSGLDYINDLEADFAGVKEKSYPLISLLTEIRALQAQLEQWYEELEEQE
- a CDS encoding SprT family protein, translating into MDDKQLQQWVEQVSLQYFGRPFLHVASFNGRLKATGGRYFTNSHHIEISPHQLEAFGQEETEKIIKHELCHYHLHILKRGYKHRDADFKQLLAQVGGSRFCNTLPERSVRTGAAYKYMLLCTECEQKYYRKRRMDVNKYRCGKCGGKLLIKVLDKI
- a CDS encoding TetR/AcrR family transcriptional regulator, which encodes MKKKTDLRIIRSKHSIKKAFIELLTEKGYEGITIQDIADKAMINRNTFYLHYQNKPDLLNASMDELLEELNSTLNLCSSSKSPVSGSKLEQLMQTILEKIQDNIPFYKALLLDENRIYGFQSKMEEIIKNTVEDGLDNAPLKISKELLLQYIASTFMGIVIWWVKNDFSYTPKELASQFGKILTHGHLKAAGISIDD
- the cmpA gene encoding cortex morphogenetic protein CmpA, coding for MPHWLRNQLMKAFLTRDSRQIRLLNDCWYFYRTHNFHVNSEVDSN
- a CDS encoding DsbA family oxidoreductase; its protein translation is MKIEIWSDYVCPFCYIGKRRLESALEQFAHHNEVVIEYKSFELNPQESFYSGKNMHQLLSEKHGMSIEQAKKAHAKLEQQAALIGLVYNIDQVKPTNTFDAHRLTQYAKSVGKDKELAEKLFYSYYTDAKLISDHDTLADIAESVGMNRDESMAVLHDSSKYANEVRSDEATAKRLGITGAPFFVIDRKFAISGAQPTEVFINALNQASQ